DNA from Triticum aestivum cultivar Chinese Spring chromosome 7D, IWGSC CS RefSeq v2.1, whole genome shotgun sequence:
GCATGAAGACAGGGGCCCAAACATGGAGCATGACCACGGCCGGGAGGAGGCAGCTCGCCGGCCGCCTCGTTGCAGCACACATGCCGCCTCGTTGCAGCACACATGCGGGAATCGGTATGCCAGCCGTGAGGAGGGGGGGTGTCCCTGGCGATTTGGATGAGCAGCCACCGGAGTCGCGGGATCGGGCAGGTAGCCAGCACAGATCCATGGCCAGGAGGCGCGTAGGGGGCGGTTGCCGGCTTGGATCCATGGTCGGGCAGCAGATCCATCATCGGCTGGCGCTTTGGTGGCGGTGGGAGGTGGAGGGAAGCCCAGACGGGGAGATGAGGGGTGGTGGCCGCTGGATCCAACTCGCGATGTGAGCTCTGGAGGGGGAAGGGGTGGCCATGGGAGCTCCTAGGAGGTGGAGAGGATGGGTTTGGTTGCGCCTGACGGtgaccggcggcggcgggggccgtGGTGCGTGGCGCGGGATGGCAGAAGGTGGACGGGGGcggggcgagacggcggcggcgcggcagaagGTGGACGGGGTCAGGGCGAGACGGCGATGGCGCGACAGAAGGTGGACGGAGGCGGGGTGGCGGTGGCGCGGCAGAAGGTGGACGGCACGTGGGGGATTTGGATCGGGGAAGGACGGAGTGGGGATGTTGTGTGGGAGGTGGGGGTGGGGCTTTTTGTCGTGGTTTGTCGGGCTGGGTGGTTCAGTTCACGCGTGGGACAGTGCCGAGGTGTTAGCAGAACTAGTAAAACGtacgtgcgttgccacgggcctttGAGAAAAAAGATAAGGTGCTACTCACTGAGTTAATATTACCCAAAACAATGTCGTTTAAGCTAACTCACATCTTTTTTTCGACAGTCAGCTAACACACATCATATTATTAAACACAATAATCTTAGAACACATACAGCTAGTCCCCTCAAATCTACGGACACGCCCGATCGTTAACTGCACAGGAAAGAGAAGGAAAATGGTAACCCAACCCGACCCTTATATCATCCCCGGTCCAGGCTATCCGCAAACTCTCACATTGACACCAAATATGGGGAGTATATGAGGCTCATAGACGCGCATGGTCGATCCGCCACGTAGGATGTGGCCCACCATGGACtaccttttctttcttttctttctctctcttcatctccACCAAGCACATGCACGTCACCGGATATATAAGGGACAAAATGAGGAGTATGGTTGCATGAACGGACAAATAGAGGCTCAAAACGGACACTGACTGGGCGCTTCTGTGGACTTTTAGGGTGCGTGGATTTGCTAAATCCGGCTATAGATGCTCCTATTGACAACTCAAACAGTCATGTTTTTTTAGTTGAAATGAGTTTTG
Protein-coding regions in this window:
- the LOC123171094 gene encoding extensin, with product MRVYEPHILPIFGVNPDKPRQKAPPPPPTQHPHSVLPRSKSPTCRPPSAAPPPPRLRPPSVAPSPSRPDPVHLLPRRRRLAPPPSTFCHPAPRTTAPAAAGHRQAQPNPSSPPPRSSHGHPFPLQSSHRELDPAATTPHLPVWASLHLPPPPKRQPMMDLLPDHGSKPATAPYAPPGHGSVLATCPIPRLRWLLIQIARDTPPPHGWHTDSRMCAATRRHVCCNEAAGELPPPGRGHAPCLGPCLHAELIWAQRCSSLGVSVMCSSSSWARRGAGA